GTCGGGCAGCAGGTGCCCGACGGATGCCACGTCCACATATCCCACGCCGGCATCCTGCCCGAGCGACCGGGGCGGCCGACACCCGATTACCGGGTGACCCGCAGCACCCGGTAGCCCTTCTGGCTGGCCTGCCGCTCCACCTGCCAGCCCTGCTCGTCGACGAGCCACCGGTGCAGCGAGTCGCCGCCGAGGTGCCGGGCGACCACCAGCCAGGCGACGCCGTCCGGGGCGAGCCGCGGCAGCCAGCGGCGCAGCAGCTCGTGCAGGTCGCTCTTGCCGATCCGGATCGGCGGGTTGGACCAGATCTCGGCGAACGAGACGTCGGCCGGTACGTCGTCGGGGGCGGCGACCCGGACCCGGTCGGCGGCACCGACCCGGGCGGCGTTGGCGGCGGTGAGGTCGCGGGCGCGCTGGTTGACGTCGACCGCCCAGACCGTGGCGGTGGGCGCGTGGTCGGCGAGCACGCAGGTGATCGGCCCGAAGCCGCAGCCGAGGTCGAGCAGTGCCCCGGTGGTGTCGGGGGCGGGCAGTTCGG
The Micromonospora sp. R77 DNA segment above includes these coding regions:
- a CDS encoding class I SAM-dependent methyltransferase, which gives rise to MTGDHYFTAEPATTAHPREVEFSVAGRDYTLTSAGGVFSADRLDAGTAVLLRKAELPAPDTTGALLDLGCGFGPITCVLADHAPTATVWAVDVNQRARDLTAANAARVGAADRVRVAAPDDVPADVSFAEIWSNPPIRIGKSDLHELLRRWLPRLAPDGVAWLVVARHLGGDSLHRWLVDEQGWQVERQASQKGYRVLRVTR